In the genome of Coprothermobacter sp., one region contains:
- a CDS encoding EamA family transporter, protein MPTTRTGSIVSVVAAAFVWGTSFAVSKLALRSIPPLWLAWIRFVLASAILLAWLLVRHEDLRLDRRAFGAMMLGGVLGYALNHIFENVGLALSTASEISLMMGVFPVLSLLVEGLVYHRRFSCIAVGGIALSVVGVVLIVNPRSLIGALGGKRLLGDGLIILSGICWAFYSILVKNLSKNSSASRTAMFQMLFGSIVLLPLAGVFERPAFPIPAEGVWAVIYLAVFCSVGGYSLYNYGVARMASTQAVNILNLVPVFGVLTSWVVLHETVTVMQLAGGAVVLLGVLLSLRDSSPSASPS, encoded by the coding sequence ATGCCAACAACCCGAACCGGAAGCATAGTGTCCGTCGTAGCAGCGGCGTTCGTCTGGGGAACGTCCTTCGCCGTCTCCAAGCTGGCTCTTCGCTCTATCCCTCCGCTTTGGCTCGCATGGATACGCTTCGTGCTCGCAAGCGCCATCCTGCTCGCCTGGCTGCTTGTTCGTCACGAAGACCTTCGTCTGGACCGGCGAGCATTCGGCGCCATGATGCTGGGAGGAGTCCTGGGCTATGCGCTGAACCATATCTTCGAGAACGTGGGTCTTGCCCTGTCGACAGCCTCCGAGATCTCACTGATGATGGGCGTCTTTCCCGTCCTGTCGCTCCTGGTGGAGGGTCTGGTCTATCACAGGAGGTTCTCCTGCATTGCCGTCGGGGGCATTGCGCTGTCTGTCGTCGGGGTCGTTCTCATCGTCAACCCACGTTCTCTTATAGGGGCCCTGGGAGGGAAGCGCCTTCTTGGCGACGGACTCATCATCCTCTCAGGCATCTGCTGGGCATTCTACAGCATTCTGGTCAAGAACCTGTCCAAAAACAGCTCGGCCAGCAGAACTGCGATGTTTCAGATGCTGTTTGGCAGTATCGTCCTGCTTCCTCTGGCAGGTGTGTTTGAGCGGCCGGCTTTCCCAATCCCCGCCGAAGGTGTCTGGGCCGTCATCTATCTGGCGGTCTTCTGTTCGGTCGGAGGGTACTCCCTGTACAACTACGGAGTTGCCAGAATGGCATCGACCCAGGCGGTCAACATCCTCAACCTTGTCCCGGTCTTCGGTGTGCTGACCTCCTGGGTCGTGCTGCACGAAACAGTGACAGTAATGCAGCTAGCCGGCGGAGCCGTCGTCCTTCTCGGTGTCCTGCTTAGTCTACGCGATTCTTCGCCTTCGGCTTCTCCTTCATGA
- a CDS encoding two-component system response regulator (DNA-binding response regulator in two-component regulatory system with ZraS; response regulator/sigma54 interaction protein): MKTQSKLILVVDDEENIRELLRESLEDEGYRVNVAKNGQEAVEKVRALNPDTVLMDVKMPVMSGMDAFLKIKESQPDLPVIFLTAFGSSDVAISAMKSGAYDYLTKPFDIDEVKIKVKRALELRELSCLSGRARPEDLPVINSDELVGQSPLMQEVYKQIGKVASSDATVLVLGESGTGKELVAKAVHNNSHRKDRAFIVVNCAAIPENLLESELFGHDKGAFTDAFDTHIGKFEQASSGTLFLDEIGDMSLPLQAKLLRILQDGGFERVGGREHLTSSARVIAATNQDLTRLVSERKFREDLFYRLNVITLRLPPLRDRRGDTVLLARHFVRKYAAKYGRDVTEIADQTLERLTAYEWPGNVRELENVIARAVIISQAHVLLPETVELCAQPILHRREESSAPEGQPLVAQPTRPQAVGADGNGGLRLSDAIQQMEIDMIRKALRESGGNKTKAAQILGISRKSLFNKIRDYKLQDRDQ; the protein is encoded by the coding sequence ATGAAAACCCAAAGCAAGCTCATTCTGGTCGTGGACGACGAGGAAAACATACGCGAACTGCTCCGCGAGTCACTTGAGGACGAGGGCTATCGCGTCAACGTCGCCAAGAACGGTCAGGAAGCAGTCGAGAAGGTCAGAGCCCTGAACCCGGACACCGTCCTGATGGACGTCAAGATGCCCGTCATGAGCGGCATGGATGCTTTTCTCAAGATCAAGGAATCCCAGCCCGATCTCCCTGTCATTTTCCTGACAGCGTTCGGCTCGTCGGATGTCGCCATTTCCGCCATGAAGTCCGGAGCCTATGACTATCTAACCAAACCGTTTGACATCGATGAGGTCAAAATCAAGGTGAAAAGGGCTCTTGAACTTCGCGAGCTGTCATGCCTCTCAGGACGGGCTCGCCCCGAGGACCTTCCCGTCATCAACAGTGACGAGCTCGTCGGCCAGAGTCCACTCATGCAGGAAGTCTACAAGCAGATCGGCAAGGTTGCCAGCTCGGATGCGACCGTCCTGGTCCTCGGCGAATCAGGTACTGGCAAGGAGCTGGTCGCCAAGGCCGTTCACAACAACAGCCATCGAAAGGACCGGGCGTTCATCGTCGTCAATTGCGCGGCCATCCCGGAGAACCTTCTCGAGAGCGAGCTGTTCGGTCACGACAAGGGAGCCTTCACTGACGCCTTCGATACGCACATCGGCAAGTTCGAACAGGCATCCAGTGGCACCCTCTTCCTCGACGAGATCGGCGACATGTCGCTGCCGCTCCAGGCAAAACTCCTGCGAATCCTGCAGGATGGAGGCTTCGAACGCGTCGGCGGTCGAGAGCATCTGACGTCGTCGGCACGCGTCATCGCGGCCACGAACCAGGACTTGACCAGACTGGTCTCTGAACGCAAGTTCCGCGAGGACCTGTTCTACCGGCTCAACGTCATCACACTGCGTCTTCCCCCGCTGCGTGACCGGCGCGGCGATACTGTGCTGCTGGCACGCCACTTCGTCAGGAAGTACGCGGCCAAGTACGGGCGTGACGTCACAGAGATAGCAGACCAGACCTTGGAACGCCTTACTGCCTATGAGTGGCCGGGAAATGTCCGGGAGCTGGAAAACGTCATCGCCCGGGCAGTCATCATCTCTCAGGCACACGTGCTCCTGCCCGAGACAGTAGAACTCTGCGCTCAGCCCATTCTGCACCGACGCGAGGAATCTTCAGCTCCTGAGGGTCAGCCACTGGTGGCACAACCCACGCGGCCGCAGGCAGTCGGCGCAGACGGCAACGGTGGACTTCGTCTGTCAGACGCCATCCAGCAAATGGAGATCGATATGATCCGCAAGGCGTTGCGCGAGTCCGGTGGGAACAAGACCAAGGCCGCCCAGATCCTCGGCATCTCCCGCAAATCGCTGTTCAACAAGATTCGGGACTATAAGCTGCAGGACCGGGACCAGTAG
- a CDS encoding ATP-dependent 6-phosphofructokinase (catalyzes the formation of D-fructose 1,6-bisphosphate from D-fructose 6-phosphate in glycolysis): MKRIGLLTSGGDASGMNAAIRAVARTAASMGVEAVGFERGYDGLVSNTWIELNARSVSGILELGGTMLKSARSELFRTEEGRKQAALVAQQNRLDGLVIIGGNGSQTGGYLLGQLGVPVVGVASTIDNDLYGFDYTIGFDTAVNIAIDAIDRIRDVAESHDRVFVVEVMGRDNGSIALEAALATGADIVLTPELPFSIPKLITRLHDDVMAQKKHHIIVMAEGAGHAEELSHYIDANLPVECRATVLGYVQRGGSPTRFDRILASTSGEAAVVALSEGRSGVVAGTRDGHIVLQETLEAVTRRNLLKPELVELLKRVSI; this comes from the coding sequence ATGAAACGCATCGGACTTCTGACCAGCGGTGGCGACGCCAGCGGCATGAATGCTGCCATTCGCGCAGTTGCACGTACGGCTGCGTCGATGGGAGTCGAGGCAGTCGGGTTCGAGCGCGGCTACGACGGACTGGTATCCAACACCTGGATAGAGCTCAACGCACGCAGCGTCTCCGGCATCCTGGAACTCGGAGGCACGATGCTCAAGAGTGCCCGCAGTGAACTGTTCCGTACTGAGGAGGGCCGCAAGCAGGCAGCGCTCGTCGCCCAGCAGAACCGGCTGGACGGCCTGGTCATCATCGGGGGCAACGGCTCACAGACGGGTGGTTACCTGCTCGGCCAGTTGGGTGTTCCCGTCGTCGGGGTCGCGTCGACCATCGACAACGACCTGTATGGGTTTGACTACACCATCGGGTTTGATACTGCTGTCAACATCGCCATCGACGCCATCGACCGTATTCGCGACGTGGCGGAGTCTCACGACCGCGTGTTTGTCGTCGAGGTCATGGGCAGGGACAATGGCTCCATTGCACTCGAAGCCGCTCTGGCGACGGGCGCCGACATCGTTCTGACCCCGGAATTGCCCTTCAGCATCCCCAAACTCATCACACGCCTGCACGATGACGTCATGGCGCAGAAGAAACACCACATCATCGTCATGGCAGAAGGCGCAGGGCATGCAGAGGAACTGTCGCACTATATCGATGCCAACCTGCCGGTGGAGTGCAGGGCGACCGTCCTCGGCTACGTCCAGCGAGGGGGGAGCCCCACGCGCTTCGACCGCATCCTGGCCAGTACATCGGGCGAAGCGGCAGTTGTCGCTCTCAGTGAAGGCCGCTCGGGTGTCGTCGCAGGAACACGCGACGGGCATATTGTCCTTCAGGAGACGCTCGAAGCAGTCACCCGGCGCAACCTTCTCAAGCCAGAGCTTGTGGAACTGCTGAAGCGAGTATCCATCTGA